In the genome of Nitrospira sp., the window CCGCGTGACGACATTGCCGCCGATCACCACGCGGATCTCCGGAAAACTTTCCTTGATCATCTTGCAGAACGTGAGACCGGCCATCAGCTGCATTTGCGTGCCAATGGAGATGCCGATCACCGCCGGCTTTTCCTTGCTCACGCTGGGCAGCACTAATTGATTGCAGATGTCGCGGTAGACGTTCACCTGCTCATCGTCGAGGCAGGCGAACACTTCCTTCGACACGCCGGGCCGGTAGCCGAGATTACTTTCCATCGGGTAAAACACGAGCGAGGCCGGATAGTAGGCGGCGGAAATGTACTGCATCGCTTCGCGGAACGTATTGAGGGCGCGCTCCAACTTCTCCGCTTCGTAGAAGCGCTCGCCACGCACAACCAGCTTGGCATCTTCGGCCCGCTCCGCGAGATCGAATACGTCCACGGCATAAGCATCTTCCAGCACCGCTTTCTGGCTGGCTTCCTGGTCGGTCAGCGTCCCGGCCTTCTCCTTGTCCTGGAGCGGCTTGAGGAGCATGCCCAGGCGGCCCTTCACCCAGATCAGAAACTCCATGCTGAAGAAGTGATCGTACATCTCGATGTTGATGTCGCGCTGCACCACGGTATGCCCGGCTTCGCGCAACACGGCCGTCAACATCGGCAAGGCAAGGTACGGCGCCGTCGGCACCCATTCGGGCGGAAACAGCAACATGACCTTCGACTGCTTCCGATCTTCCTTTTTGATCGGCGTCAGGCCATCGATTTGGACGAGACCGTTGCTACTGCTCATGACCGGTCACCTGCTTCCTGCCCATTACATTTTCCCCGCCAGCGTCGGCGACGCTCCGATGATTTTCGCCGACCGATACTGCAGATCCGGCAGCTTCTGCAATCCGAAGCGCGCGATGTAGAGAAAAATATATTCGCGGATGAACAACCGTAGGTCCCAGCCCGGGTTGTGGTTCCGCTCGAATTCCTCGAACACCCGCTCCGCCTCTTCGATGCTCAAGCCCTGCTTCACCGTGAAGTAGTAATCCAGCGCCAGATCCCACTCGGGATTCTTATACGCCGTCACCCCGAACTTCTCCGGATTCTTCGCCACCGGATTGTGCCGGCCCAAATCGAACGTGCCGAAGCCCAGCGAATGGACGTAGTCCCTATTCTGCTCCAGGAACTGCACGGACGACCAGGCCTCCTCACGCGTCTCGCCGGGAAAGCCGAAGAACCCCATGCAATGATTCCAGATACCGGCTTCGGCCGTGCGTTTGAGATGCTCGGTCATGATGGCGGTCGTGGTCGCCTTGTCCATCAGTTTGAGCACCCGCTCGTTGCCCGACTCGTAGCCGAAGTGGAGATACTTGCAGCCGGACTCCTTCGCATCCTGCCAGACCTGATCCTCCAGCAAGCTCTTCTCGAACCGCATGTGGGTCGTCCACACGATCCCCATGTTGCTGTCGATCAAGCCGCGGGCGAGTTTCCGGAAAAGGGCCGGCGGATAGGATTCATCGGTGAAGTGAAAGTGCCGGGCCCCGTACTTGTCGCGCAGGTATGTGATCTCTGCCAGCACGTCCTGTATTTTCTTCGATCGGTAGCCCGCCGTATAGCCTTCGCCGTGATCGCAGAACTCGCAGCGCCCCCAATAACAGCCGCGCGTCGCCAGGTACGGCAGGATCTTGGTCGGAACGAAATATTTCTCCAGCGGCAGGCCGTCGAAATCCGGCGGCGGCAGGGCCTGCATGTCTTCGGCGAAACTCGTGGCCGACACATGCACGCCGGTCGCATCCTTATAGATGGTGTTCGGCACATCGGCCAGGCTTTGCTTCGCGCCGACCGCGGAGACGAGTTGCACGAACGCCGTCTCCCCTTCATACACCAC includes:
- a CDS encoding radical SAM protein yields the protein MRVEYTKGERASRELIMLQRQSSEAAAGRKMKVMLIFPPDWFPSEPYLSLPSLTAVLRQAGHQVVQKDINLEMWDWYFSEDFLKKVLRKVPQQLDRLRKLAKKRELEDWEQDLQLQLCEVSRQRIDELIKKAEKAKAIIRGEIFYEIDQLEWAIQVFREVTAVISLVYAPARICMPPMETNLSYKVFVSSEVIEAVNDTQVNIYRDVFEQLVKPAIEAEQPDVIGISIVLQQQMFSSMTFCALIKQHFPHIHVTIGGNTVTRLRDVLPESALFQYFDSAVVYEGETAFVQLVSAVGAKQSLADVPNTIYKDATGVHVSATSFAEDMQALPPPDFDGLPLEKYFVPTKILPYLATRGCYWGRCEFCDHGEGYTAGYRSKKIQDVLAEITYLRDKYGARHFHFTDESYPPALFRKLARGLIDSNMGIVWTTHMRFEKSLLEDQVWQDAKESGCKYLHFGYESGNERVLKLMDKATTTAIMTEHLKRTAEAGIWNHCMGFFGFPGETREEAWSSVQFLEQNRDYVHSLGFGTFDLGRHNPVAKNPEKFGVTAYKNPEWDLALDYYFTVKQGLSIEEAERVFEEFERNHNPGWDLRLFIREYIFLYIARFGLQKLPDLQYRSAKIIGASPTLAGKM